One part of the Bacillus sp. FJAT-45350 genome encodes these proteins:
- a CDS encoding Dabb family protein: protein MVEHMVLFRFDSNTSSEEKEKLIEKTYGFKLKIPGIVDIQAGLNFSHRFQRYDYWSYSTFFKTRIVRENYNYKSILPRITILCKGNWGCSCCHC, encoded by the coding sequence ATGGTTGAGCATATGGTTCTATTTAGATTTGATTCAAACACTTCCAGTGAAGAAAAAGAAAAACTAATTGAAAAAACATATGGTTTTAAATTGAAAATACCTGGTATTGTTGATATTCAAGCAGGGCTAAATTTTAGCCATCGTTTTCAAAGATATGATTATTGGAGTTACAGTACGTTTTTTAAAACAAGAATCGTTAGAGAGAACTATAATTATAAATCCATACTACCAAGAATTACTATCCTATGCAAAGGAAATTGGGGTTGTTCATGTTGTCACTGCTGA
- a CDS encoding Crp/Fnr family transcriptional regulator: MEGLLKQTYNIENKWGPYLKYGKRLFFRRKSTIYLQGNKGTGFYYVEKGLIKIVTSTVGGEDKILDVSGSGRVFGEQAIDEQHYFTSAVALEDSAVYYISAETFKELTRKYPDILALFVDSVIQKVNLLKEMISKMFTSEQRIAYCLLKLYYITGKNKIVFTQQELASYTGLTRVTVYKTLKKWKEEEAVFVENRTFFIKNPQYLANILQTKLLNAQ, encoded by the coding sequence GTGGAAGGATTATTAAAGCAGACTTATAATATCGAGAATAAATGGGGGCCTTATCTTAAATATGGAAAAAGGTTGTTTTTTAGAAGAAAATCGACCATTTATCTTCAAGGGAATAAAGGGACAGGGTTCTATTATGTTGAAAAAGGGTTAATAAAAATTGTCACCTCAACTGTAGGTGGAGAAGATAAAATATTGGATGTAAGTGGGTCGGGACGCGTGTTTGGTGAACAAGCTATAGACGAACAGCATTATTTTACCTCGGCAGTTGCATTAGAAGATTCAGCTGTATACTATATTTCCGCTGAGACATTTAAGGAACTAACTAGAAAATACCCTGATATACTGGCACTTTTTGTTGATTCTGTGATACAAAAAGTAAATTTGTTAAAAGAAATGATTTCCAAAATGTTTACATCAGAACAACGTATTGCTTACTGTTTATTAAAGCTTTATTATATAACCGGAAAAAATAAGATAGTTTTTACCCAACAAGAGTTGGCTAGTTATACTGGTCTAACTAGGGTTACAGTGTATAAAACGCTAAAAAAATGGAAGGAGGAAGAGGCAGTCTTTGTAGAAAACCGAACTTTTTTCATAAAAAATCCTCAATACTTAGCAAATATTTTACAGACAAAACTTTTGAATGCACAATAA
- the asnB gene encoding asparagine synthase (glutamine-hydrolyzing) translates to MCGFVGYLQNSNAEGRISDSTFVNMTNIITHRGPDDVGYYIDDYVKFGFRRLSIIDLENGKQPLTYENERYWIIFNGEIYNYIELKNILREKGFSFQTHSDTEVIIALFSEKKEQAFKELRGMFAIVIWDKQEQILYGARDRFGIKPFYYLEKKSELIVASEKKSILLTEKQDTVNKEALHHYLTYQYVPEPLTISKEIMKLEPGNLFVKKVGQPLQIEKYWGPIFTPSITSLQQSTEKIIDALRDSVNIHMRSDVPVGSFLSSGIDSTAIVALAKEVNPKIKTFTVGFERDGYSEIDIAEETAEKLGVENISYKITPEEFVKELPRIVWHMDDPVADPAAIPLYFVAREASKHVKVVLSGEGADELFGGYGIYKEILSLKRFSSLSKNSIDILKVIAHNLPSNFKGKNFIERGCTPIEERYIGNAKLFSEIEKAKLLKEYDFTCHYQTITSPYYEKITHLDDVTKMQYIDMHTWLRGDILVKADRMTMAHSLELRVPFLDNKVFEVASELHSSLKVTKETTKYALRKALEGIVPEQIVNRKKLGFPVPTRHWLQNELYEWARDLIKESNTDYLLNKEYILQQLEKHRQGKNDFKGGFWKSKHSVGDHSRYLWAVIIFMIWHQIYVEKSVSIDSTSLPKLDEIEYV, encoded by the coding sequence ATGTGTGGTTTTGTAGGTTATTTACAAAATAGTAATGCGGAAGGGCGTATAAGCGATAGCACATTTGTAAATATGACAAATATCATTACTCATCGAGGACCAGACGATGTTGGTTATTATATAGATGATTATGTCAAATTTGGCTTTAGAAGGTTAAGTATCATTGACTTAGAAAATGGAAAACAACCATTAACATATGAAAATGAACGATATTGGATTATCTTTAATGGAGAAATTTATAATTACATTGAATTAAAAAATATATTACGAGAGAAGGGCTTTTCTTTTCAAACTCATTCTGATACAGAAGTAATAATCGCCTTATTCTCCGAAAAAAAAGAGCAAGCTTTTAAAGAACTACGAGGTATGTTCGCTATTGTTATATGGGATAAACAAGAGCAAATCCTTTATGGAGCAAGAGACCGATTTGGAATTAAACCTTTCTATTATCTTGAAAAAAAAAGCGAGTTAATTGTTGCTTCTGAAAAGAAAAGTATTTTGCTAACGGAAAAGCAAGATACAGTGAACAAAGAAGCATTGCATCATTATCTAACTTATCAATATGTACCTGAGCCATTAACCATTTCTAAGGAGATTATGAAGTTAGAACCAGGGAATCTATTTGTAAAAAAAGTAGGACAACCATTACAGATTGAGAAGTATTGGGGACCTATATTTACACCTTCAATTACGTCATTACAACAAAGTACTGAAAAAATCATTGATGCACTTAGGGATTCTGTCAATATTCATATGAGGAGCGATGTTCCTGTAGGTTCATTTCTATCAAGTGGAATAGACTCTACAGCTATTGTAGCGTTAGCAAAAGAGGTTAACCCGAAAATTAAAACATTTACTGTTGGCTTTGAGCGAGACGGTTATAGTGAAATTGATATAGCGGAAGAAACCGCAGAAAAGCTAGGTGTTGAAAACATATCATATAAAATTACTCCTGAGGAATTTGTTAAAGAGTTACCTAGAATCGTTTGGCACATGGACGATCCTGTTGCTGATCCAGCAGCGATACCACTTTATTTCGTGGCTAGAGAAGCAAGTAAGCATGTGAAAGTTGTGTTGTCCGGAGAAGGAGCGGATGAGTTGTTTGGTGGATATGGTATCTATAAAGAAATACTCTCATTGAAAAGGTTTTCTTCACTTTCAAAAAATAGCATCGATATCCTTAAAGTAATTGCACATAATTTACCATCTAATTTTAAAGGGAAGAATTTCATCGAAAGAGGATGTACTCCAATTGAAGAGCGATATATTGGTAACGCAAAATTATTTAGTGAGATAGAAAAAGCGAAACTCTTAAAAGAATATGACTTTACTTGCCACTACCAGACAATCACAAGTCCTTATTATGAAAAGATAACCCATTTAGATGACGTTACGAAAATGCAATATATCGACATGCACACTTGGTTGAGAGGAGATATCCTTGTTAAAGCAGATCGTATGACGATGGCACATTCACTAGAGTTACGAGTCCCGTTTCTTGATAATAAAGTATTTGAAGTTGCTTCCGAATTACATTCTAGTTTAAAAGTGACAAAAGAAACAACAAAGTACGCATTAAGAAAAGCACTTGAAGGTATCGTCCCTGAACAAATAGTAAATAGAAAAAAACTTGGTTTTCCTGTGCCGACACGCCATTGGCTTCAGAATGAATTATACGAATGGGCTAGGGATTTAATTAAGGAAAGTAACACTGACTATTTACTAAATAAAGAGTATATCTTACAGCAACTAGAAAAACATCGACAAGGGAAGAATGACTTCAAAGGTGGATTTTGGAAGAGTAAGCATAGTGTAGGAGACCATAGTCGTTACTTATGGGCTGTTATCATTTTTATGATATGGCATCAAATTTACGTGGAAAAGTCTGTTTCTATCGACAGTACTTCATTACCCAAATTAGATGAAATTGAGTATGTATAA
- a CDS encoding 3-hydroxybutyrate dehydrogenase, producing MNTKKSRTVIVTGAAQGIGYAIAESFVKNGDFVAICDLQFEAAKKAAQELKNAKGYKVDVTNEENIKTFVEELVKERGSIDVLINNAGIQHIDKVENYSLDKWNLVLDVVLTGSFLMIKHTIPFMKEQLYGRIINISSAHGKMASPFKSAYVSAKHGVVGLTRSVALETIDFGITCNTIMPGPVRTEIIEKQLANLAKEDNTTEQEALEKHILGKQPMKRLLEPSEIADAAVFLASDGAAAITGDSMSVSGGM from the coding sequence ATGAATACAAAAAAAAGCCGAACAGTTATTGTTACTGGAGCAGCGCAAGGTATTGGTTATGCAATTGCTGAATCATTTGTGAAAAATGGAGACTTTGTTGCCATATGTGACTTACAATTTGAGGCTGCAAAAAAAGCAGCTCAGGAATTAAAAAATGCAAAAGGTTATAAAGTAGATGTTACTAATGAAGAAAATATTAAAACATTTGTAGAAGAGCTTGTGAAAGAACGTGGTTCAATTGATGTTTTAATAAATAATGCAGGTATACAACATATTGATAAAGTTGAAAATTATTCTCTTGATAAATGGAACTTAGTACTTGATGTTGTACTAACTGGTTCTTTCCTAATGATAAAGCATACAATCCCTTTCATGAAGGAGCAATTATACGGAAGAATTATTAATATATCCTCCGCACATGGAAAAATGGCATCACCATTTAAATCTGCTTATGTTTCAGCAAAGCATGGGGTTGTTGGTTTAACAAGGTCGGTAGCTTTAGAAACAATAGACTTTGGTATAACATGTAATACGATTATGCCTGGACCGGTACGAACAGAGATAATAGAGAAACAATTAGCTAATCTCGCAAAGGAAGATAATACAACTGAACAAGAAGCACTTGAAAAACACATTTTAGGTAAGCAACCAATGAAGCGTCTGCTGGAACCTTCTGAAATTGCAGATGCAGCTGTATTCTTAGCATCTGACGGTGCTGCTGCGATAACTGGTGATTCCATGAGTGTATCTGGTGGAATGTAG
- a CDS encoding multicopper oxidase family protein: protein MKKLKLPLFTLTMMLVVAACSNTDVVDKSESVPVKGDSADTEGVVENEEVDGKRTFTIDIKEEHWMLNDDLMFDAWTYNGTLPGEEIRVTEGDHVVMKFTNSLDVPTAVHLHGFPVPNEMDGVPGVTQNAIMPGEEFIYEYQADVPGTYWYHSHQNGSVQVDKGLYGLFIVEPKDQPAYDVDKVIAIDEWSLMMDSMNDIHGSAGVGHGGHGGHGGHMNHGDMNHGMSHADMMNMMYDTLVINGKATPAIEPVVVKEGNVVKLRFLNAGLFTQVVSIPGHSFKITHYDGQKVNEPEFLTDTAFRIAPAERFEVEIEMDQPGAWGIEIFAEENKKNLQGLVPLVYEGYEEESLVTSSYDQTFFDITSYGEARDIEIGEVTKEFDMLLGSEDGDETFTINGKQYPDPEVYEVEEGDVVKFTITNDTGVEHPMHLHGEFFYVISKDGKPITGSPIKKDTLNVRPDETYEIVFEAKNPGNWMFHCHEFHHANGGMVASVIYKGYEPNFELDPNVPNQPE, encoded by the coding sequence ATGAAGAAGTTAAAATTACCTTTGTTCACATTAACTATGATGTTAGTTGTGGCAGCTTGTAGTAATACAGACGTAGTTGACAAATCAGAATCAGTTCCTGTAAAAGGTGATAGTGCTGATACGGAAGGAGTAGTTGAAAATGAAGAAGTTGATGGAAAGAGAACCTTTACAATTGATATAAAAGAAGAACATTGGATGTTAAATGACGATTTAATGTTCGATGCATGGACATATAACGGAACATTACCAGGTGAAGAAATTCGCGTAACTGAAGGGGACCATGTCGTGATGAAGTTTACAAATTCACTTGATGTTCCTACAGCTGTTCATTTACACGGGTTCCCTGTGCCCAATGAGATGGACGGTGTTCCTGGGGTAACTCAAAATGCGATTATGCCAGGTGAAGAGTTTATTTATGAGTATCAAGCTGATGTACCAGGTACTTATTGGTACCACTCTCATCAAAATGGTTCAGTTCAGGTCGATAAGGGACTATACGGTTTATTTATCGTAGAGCCTAAAGATCAACCAGCTTATGATGTAGATAAAGTGATTGCAATTGATGAATGGTCTTTAATGATGGATAGTATGAATGATATTCATGGATCTGCCGGAGTAGGTCATGGCGGTCACGGTGGGCACGGTGGGCATATGAATCATGGTGATATGAATCACGGAATGTCTCATGCTGATATGATGAATATGATGTATGATACGCTAGTGATTAACGGTAAGGCAACACCAGCAATTGAGCCAGTTGTTGTGAAAGAGGGGAATGTTGTTAAGTTACGCTTCTTAAATGCTGGATTATTTACGCAAGTTGTTTCAATTCCAGGGCATTCATTTAAAATCACTCATTATGACGGGCAAAAAGTAAATGAACCAGAGTTCCTAACAGATACAGCATTCAGAATTGCCCCAGCAGAGCGGTTTGAAGTTGAGATTGAAATGGACCAGCCAGGAGCATGGGGAATTGAAATTTTTGCAGAAGAAAATAAGAAAAATCTACAAGGATTAGTACCACTAGTTTATGAAGGATATGAAGAGGAGTCTTTAGTAACTTCGAGCTATGACCAAACGTTCTTTGATATAACATCTTACGGTGAAGCGAGAGACATAGAAATAGGTGAAGTAACAAAAGAATTTGATATGTTACTAGGCAGTGAAGATGGAGATGAAACATTCACAATTAATGGGAAACAGTATCCTGACCCAGAAGTGTATGAAGTAGAAGAAGGAGATGTCGTGAAGTTTACTATTACAAACGATACTGGTGTTGAACATCCGATGCATTTACATGGTGAGTTTTTCTATGTGATTTCTAAAGACGGCAAGCCAATTACAGGTTCTCCAATAAAAAAAGATACACTAAACGTTCGTCCTGATGAAACATATGAAATTGTCTTTGAAGCGAAAAATCCAGGTAATTGGATGTTCCATTGCCATGAATTCCATCACGCAAACGGCGGAATGGTTGCATCTGTTATCTATAAGGGATATGAGCCAAATTTTGAACTAGATCCAAATGTACCAAATCAACCAGAATAA
- a CDS encoding acyl-CoA thioesterase, with protein sequence MVENTLTYRVTWGDTDMAGIVYYPNYFKWFDTGSQTLLQLIGLPPKDMMVNEKIAHPIIDTNGTFKLPLYYFDEIKIVTRIAEVNDKVFRMEHELYRGDDLTGKGYEIKGWVHFSKDGKLKAHTIPKYARDKLLGVTSTVKE encoded by the coding sequence ATGGTAGAAAATACACTTACTTATAGAGTTACCTGGGGAGACACTGATATGGCTGGGATTGTATATTATCCAAATTATTTTAAATGGTTTGATACAGGCAGCCAAACATTACTTCAATTAATTGGCTTACCTCCCAAAGATATGATGGTAAACGAAAAAATTGCCCATCCTATTATTGATACGAACGGAACATTTAAATTGCCACTTTATTATTTTGATGAAATTAAAATAGTGACGAGAATAGCGGAAGTCAATGATAAAGTGTTTCGGATGGAACACGAATTATACCGTGGCGACGATCTCACTGGTAAAGGTTATGAAATAAAAGGATGGGTACATTTTAGTAAAGATGGAAAATTAAAAGCACATACAATTCCAAAATATGCTCGTGATAAATTATTAGGTGTCACTTCTACTGTAAAAGAATAA
- a CDS encoding 2-hydroxyacid dehydrogenase gives MKPKIFISKAIPKEVEEFISSYCDYRIWNSKEPISREALYKELEDIDGLLLNDIVKIDQELLDHAPRLKIVSNSFVGYNNFDLKAMKARDVIGTNTPHVLDDTVAELTLGLMLSVARRLPELNNYVKDGYWEKGQDEKLFGVDVHHSTIGIIGMGRIGEVLARKAKYGFDMEVLYHNRRRKEEVEKRTEAEYCSMEHLLKRSDFVVLLTPLTPETTNLIGTKEFELMKETAFFINVSRGGTVDEQALIEALQSKKIKGAGLDVFKKEPVEKDNPLLKMENVTVVPHIGSATHKTRLDMAMCGAKNLVKGVCGEQPPNIVE, from the coding sequence GTGAAACCAAAAATATTTATAAGTAAAGCTATACCAAAGGAAGTAGAAGAGTTTATTAGTAGTTATTGCGATTATCGAATTTGGAATTCAAAAGAACCAATTAGTCGAGAAGCTCTTTATAAAGAATTAGAGGACATAGATGGATTGCTATTAAATGATATTGTGAAAATCGATCAAGAGTTGCTTGATCACGCGCCACGTTTAAAGATAGTTAGTAATTCATTTGTAGGATATAATAACTTTGACCTTAAGGCAATGAAAGCAAGAGACGTAATAGGTACTAACACTCCACACGTTTTAGATGATACAGTAGCAGAATTAACGCTTGGTTTGATGTTAAGCGTTGCTAGAAGACTTCCTGAACTAAATAATTATGTAAAAGATGGATACTGGGAAAAAGGACAGGATGAAAAGTTATTTGGGGTCGATGTACACCATTCAACAATAGGAATTATCGGAATGGGACGTATCGGAGAAGTATTAGCTAGAAAAGCAAAATACGGTTTCGATATGGAAGTACTTTATCATAATCGTAGAAGAAAAGAAGAAGTGGAGAAGAGAACGGAAGCTGAATATTGTTCGATGGAGCATCTTCTTAAACGCTCAGACTTTGTTGTACTACTGACACCGTTGACGCCAGAAACAACAAACCTAATAGGTACTAAAGAATTTGAGCTAATGAAAGAAACAGCATTTTTTATTAATGTTTCTCGTGGTGGTACAGTAGATGAACAAGCTTTAATTGAGGCTCTACAAAGTAAAAAGATAAAAGGGGCCGGACTTGATGTATTTAAGAAGGAGCCTGTTGAAAAAGATAATCCATTGCTAAAAATGGAAAATGTAACAGTTGTTCCTCATATTGGTTCAGCGACACATAAAACCCGTTTAGATATGGCAATGTGTGGAGCTAAAAATCTAGTGAAAGGAGTATGTGGGGAACAACCACCTAATATAGTAGAGTAA
- a CDS encoding 4Fe-4S binding protein, whose amino-acid sequence MLLNLAKKLYKETGDDVASVGKGLYVVNTGLWRYQRPVTDPDLCKRCSACYMYCPVGCKIELTTHYDTDLDWCKGCGICAEVCPANAITMYEERGDE is encoded by the coding sequence ATGTTATTAAATTTAGCGAAAAAGCTCTATAAAGAGACCGGTGATGACGTTGCATCAGTTGGAAAAGGGTTATATGTCGTTAATACAGGTTTATGGCGTTATCAACGTCCAGTGACTGACCCAGACCTTTGCAAACGCTGCTCTGCCTGTTATATGTACTGTCCAGTAGGATGTAAAATCGAATTAACTACACATTATGACACAGACTTAGATTGGTGTAAGGGATGTGGGATATGTGCTGAGGTATGTCCTGCAAATGCAATTACAATGTACGAAGAAAGGGGAGATGAGTAA
- a CDS encoding Crp/Fnr family transcriptional regulator, whose translation MQKSLHHKWEPFLKYGRKKFIKKNTVLFHQEDIGDGFYYLNSGEVIIKLNLENGDERIIDFVTSSELFGEQGIKSDPYFATSIANTSCVIYYFSNDTFKQMCKDNPKVSELVMLTLIKKVRLYGETVSLLETPIEYQLSHLLHKLYQKRGSFEITLNQTALARYIGTSRITIYKILKKWKESGIITIIDRKIIITDIEKLKSIL comes from the coding sequence ATGCAGAAAAGCCTACATCATAAATGGGAACCATTTTTGAAATATGGCAGAAAGAAGTTTATAAAAAAGAACACTGTTTTATTTCATCAAGAAGATATTGGAGATGGCTTCTACTACTTAAACAGTGGCGAAGTGATTATTAAATTAAACCTTGAAAATGGTGATGAAAGAATCATTGATTTTGTAACATCGAGTGAATTATTTGGTGAGCAGGGAATAAAATCAGATCCATATTTTGCTACAAGTATCGCGAATACCTCTTGTGTAATCTATTACTTTTCAAACGATACATTTAAGCAAATGTGTAAAGATAATCCTAAAGTGTCCGAACTAGTCATGCTTACACTTATTAAAAAAGTTCGGTTATACGGAGAAACTGTTTCCTTATTAGAAACACCAATTGAATATCAATTATCACATCTCTTACATAAACTCTATCAAAAGCGCGGGAGTTTTGAAATTACACTAAATCAAACCGCATTAGCACGCTATATCGGTACTTCTAGAATAACAATTTACAAGATACTAAAAAAGTGGAAAGAAAGTGGGATTATTACTATAATAGACCGAAAAATAATTATCACGGATATAGAGAAACTGAAATCTATTTTATAA
- a CDS encoding phenylglyoxylate dehydrogenase yields the protein MGKIDVLNGNKAAAWGASLAKVSLLAAYPITPQTPLVEYLAQFVAEEKIDADLVEVESEHTALSVLQGGVFAGARTFTGTSSQGLALMYEPYIRTSTMRLPIVMALVTREVISPQTVWGGQQDAVTVKEAGWIQIWCESNQEVLDTVVQAYKIAENKDVLLPVNVCYDGFSLSHMAERVEIPEQEQVDEFLPPPDITHVLLDPKNPMSVDPLTAGPMLTEFRHKQVTAMRKSKEVIEDVRQEWAELFGRDHGGLLDLYRMDDAEIAIVCMGSPAGTARVVIDEMREQGIKVGMLRIRVLRPFPSEEARGLLKDMKAIGVIDRNVSFASGYGTSYIELKNSFGGIEMPPMMDFIGGLGGSDVTIEHIKQTIIITQYVANGGSYKDVTWFGLEDGDIDIERIIVEDSQLNSKLKGVIG from the coding sequence ATGGGAAAAATAGATGTTCTAAACGGAAATAAAGCTGCTGCATGGGGAGCTTCATTAGCAAAAGTTAGCTTACTAGCAGCGTATCCTATAACTCCTCAAACCCCTTTAGTAGAGTATTTAGCTCAATTTGTAGCTGAGGAAAAAATAGATGCTGATTTGGTTGAGGTAGAGAGTGAACATACGGCTCTCAGTGTTTTACAAGGGGGAGTATTTGCAGGAGCTAGAACGTTTACGGGTACTAGTTCACAAGGGTTGGCCTTAATGTATGAACCTTATATTCGAACAAGTACTATGCGCTTGCCTATCGTAATGGCACTAGTAACAAGAGAGGTCATTTCTCCACAAACAGTCTGGGGAGGTCAACAAGATGCCGTGACAGTAAAAGAAGCCGGCTGGATTCAAATTTGGTGTGAAAGTAATCAAGAAGTGCTAGATACTGTCGTGCAAGCATACAAAATTGCTGAGAACAAAGACGTTCTTTTGCCTGTAAATGTTTGTTACGATGGCTTTTCGTTATCACACATGGCAGAAAGAGTTGAAATACCAGAACAAGAACAAGTAGATGAGTTTTTACCCCCTCCAGATATCACTCATGTATTATTGGACCCGAAAAATCCAATGTCTGTTGACCCTTTAACAGCAGGACCGATGTTGACAGAGTTCCGACATAAACAGGTCACAGCTATGAGAAAGTCGAAAGAGGTTATTGAGGATGTTCGCCAAGAATGGGCTGAGCTTTTTGGGCGAGACCATGGGGGACTTCTTGATTTATATCGTATGGATGATGCAGAAATTGCGATTGTATGCATGGGGAGTCCAGCAGGTACGGCACGTGTTGTCATCGATGAGATGAGAGAACAAGGGATAAAAGTTGGGATGTTACGTATTCGTGTTCTTCGTCCGTTCCCATCTGAGGAAGCAAGGGGTTTGCTTAAAGATATGAAAGCAATTGGTGTCATTGATCGAAATGTCTCGTTTGCAAGTGGATATGGAACTAGTTATATAGAGTTGAAAAATAGTTTTGGAGGGATTGAAATGCCTCCAATGATGGACTTTATTGGCGGACTTGGAGGCTCAGATGTGACGATAGAACATATAAAACAAACGATTATCATTACTCAATACGTAGCAAATGGTGGTTCATATAAGGATGTAACTTGGTTTGGTTTAGAAGATGGTGATATTGACATCGAGCGGATCATCGTTGAAGACTCTCAGTTAAATTCGAAATTAAAAGGAGTGATAGGTTAA
- a CDS encoding 2-oxoacid:acceptor oxidoreductase family protein: protein MKEIRFHGRGGQGAVMASELLVHATIMEGKYGQSIPAYGFERRGAPLQAFVKMDNKPIRERVQVVEPDGIIVLDESLLGQIPIYEGMKKGSFAIINSRRNILLENVDSMIDTLGFVDANRIALDIFKAPITNTILLGAFASTTSLITIESLKEAISNYFPKEIIEKNLLAVERGYREAVVVSRSKV, encoded by the coding sequence ATGAAAGAGATTCGTTTTCATGGTAGAGGTGGTCAAGGAGCGGTAATGGCATCTGAACTTTTGGTGCATGCCACTATTATGGAAGGTAAGTATGGTCAATCCATTCCTGCATATGGATTTGAACGACGAGGTGCTCCGCTACAAGCTTTTGTAAAAATGGACAATAAGCCGATTAGAGAAAGAGTTCAAGTAGTGGAACCAGACGGTATTATTGTTTTAGATGAATCATTACTAGGGCAAATCCCTATTTATGAAGGAATGAAAAAAGGATCATTTGCGATAATTAATTCCCGTAGAAACATTCTGTTAGAAAATGTAGATTCCATGATAGATACGTTAGGATTTGTTGATGCTAATCGAATTGCTTTAGATATATTTAAAGCTCCAATTACAAACACTATTTTACTTGGTGCCTTTGCTTCAACAACTAGTCTAATTACTATTGAATCATTAAAAGAAGCGATATCTAACTATTTTCCTAAAGAAATTATTGAAAAAAATCTACTTGCAGTCGAGAGAGGTTACAGAGAAGCAGTTGTTGTGTCTAGAAGTAAAGTCTAA
- a CDS encoding TRAP transporter large permease, with protein sequence MALAVFVGSLLGVMVLGVPIALALLISGVALMLYLDIFNSQIIAQNLINGADNFPLMAIPFFILAGELMNAGGISKRIINFAMSLVGHIRGGLGYVAIISSILFAGLSGSAVADTAALGAILIPMMVKAGYDRERSTGLIASGGIIAPIIPPSIPMIIFGVTSGVSISQLFMAGIVPGLMLGVGLAIAWAIIIRKDEVQVSSRKSLKEMLIATRQAVWALFLPVLIVGGLRGGVFTPTEAAVIAAVYALFVGLVIYRELQIKDLYQILVSSARTTSIVMFLAAAAMVTAWLITVANIPTLVTSLLGPLVDNQLLLLFAIIFLILIVGTVMDLIPTILILTPVLMPLITAAGIDPVYFGVIFVLTVCIGLLTPPVGAVLNVASGVGKVSIENLIRGIWPFLLVEVLVLILLIFFPSLVTVPLEWFIK encoded by the coding sequence ATGGCCTTAGCAGTTTTTGTTGGTTCATTATTAGGGGTTATGGTACTTGGAGTTCCAATTGCTTTAGCACTACTTATAAGTGGCGTTGCATTGATGCTCTATCTTGATATTTTTAATAGTCAAATTATTGCACAAAACCTTATTAATGGAGCTGATAACTTCCCTCTCATGGCTATTCCATTTTTTATCCTTGCTGGTGAGTTAATGAATGCGGGGGGAATTTCAAAAAGAATCATAAATTTTGCAATGTCCCTAGTAGGACATATTCGTGGAGGACTCGGATATGTAGCTATCATTTCTAGTATTTTATTTGCAGGATTGTCTGGTTCGGCCGTTGCAGATACTGCAGCACTTGGAGCAATTTTGATCCCCATGATGGTAAAGGCTGGTTATGATAGAGAGCGTTCCACTGGTTTAATAGCTTCTGGAGGTATTATTGCACCTATTATTCCACCTAGTATTCCAATGATTATATTTGGTGTTACTAGTGGTGTATCAATTTCTCAATTATTTATGGCAGGGATTGTACCTGGTCTCATGCTAGGTGTTGGGCTGGCAATAGCTTGGGCGATAATAATAAGAAAAGATGAGGTTCAGGTTAGCTCTCGTAAGTCGTTGAAAGAAATGTTGATTGCTACCAGACAAGCGGTTTGGGCACTTTTTCTACCAGTATTAATAGTAGGAGGCTTACGTGGTGGGGTCTTCACACCAACTGAGGCAGCAGTAATTGCAGCAGTATATGCTTTATTTGTGGGACTTGTCATCTATCGAGAGTTACAGATAAAGGATTTATATCAAATATTAGTATCATCAGCAAGAACAACTAGTATTGTAATGTTTTTAGCCGCTGCAGCAATGGTTACAGCCTGGTTAATCACAGTTGCAAACATTCCAACTCTTGTAACAAGCTTATTAGGACCTTTAGTTGACAATCAGTTACTTCTATTATTTGCTATTATATTCCTAATATTAATCGTCGGAACTGTAATGGATCTTATTCCCACGATACTCATATTAACACCAGTTCTCATGCCCCTTATAACTGCAGCTGGCATTGACCCTGTATATTTTGGAGTTATATTTGTTTTAACAGTTTGTATTGGTTTACTAACACCTCCTGTAGGAGCAGTTTTGAACGTCGCCTCTGGAGTTGGGAAGGTAAGTATAGAAAATCTTATTCGGGGAATATGGCCATTCCTTCTCGTAGAAGTCTTAGTCCTTATCCTACTAATCTTTTTCCCTTCTTTAGTAACCGTGCCACTAGAATGGTTCATTAAGTAG